From Deltaproteobacteria bacterium, the proteins below share one genomic window:
- the metG gene encoding methionine--tRNA ligase subunit beta codes for MDSTITIDDFRNLDLRIGTVTSAEPHPNADRLMVLKVDLGSEERQLVAGIRGHYSAEDLTGRQLVVVANLKPAKLRGIESQGMILAASADDQLVILTPEQPIKPGAKVS; via the coding sequence ATGGACAGCACCATCACCATCGACGACTTCCGCAACCTGGATCTGCGCATCGGCACGGTCACCAGCGCCGAACCCCATCCCAACGCCGACCGGCTCATGGTGCTCAAGGTGGACCTGGGCTCGGAGGAGCGCCAACTCGTGGCCGGCATCCGCGGCCACTACAGCGCGGAGGACCTCACGGGGCGGCAACTCGTGGTGGTGGCGAATCTCAAGCCCGCGAAGCTGAGGGGCATCGAGAGCCAGGGCATGATCCTGGCCGCATCCGCCGACGACCAACTCGTCATCCTGACGCCGGAACAGCCCATCAAGCCCGGCGCCAAGGTTTCCTGA
- the alr gene encoding alanine racemase: MSSIDKAAGTCCVVDLAALRANLGTARRLAGPGVAILAVVKADAYGHGDLETARVLREEGVSHLGVADVAEGARLREAGIDAAIVVLGSVYPEDAARLARHSLTPVVPNPDLLRHLDAHGAKHGIEIPCHLKLDTGMGRLGLLSEAIEEWLPELDKLQAVQLKGVMSHFASAEEPASPSCRGQLCAFRQALERMRAAGHRPALAHMANSAALMGLPEARFEMVRPGGMLYGIYSHPPLAERVPLAPALTWKTGVLQLKTLPKHSPVSYGGTFVTRRKSVIATLPVGYADGYKRSLSNKAAVLIRGRRAPVVGRVTMDLTMVDVTDIAGVETGDEVVLLGRQGGEAISAEEMAGWADTISYEILTSISPRIPRQYINRA, translated from the coding sequence GTGTCCTCCATCGACAAAGCCGCGGGTACCTGTTGTGTGGTGGATCTGGCGGCCTTGCGCGCGAACCTCGGCACGGCGCGCCGTCTGGCAGGTCCCGGCGTTGCGATACTTGCCGTCGTGAAGGCGGACGCCTACGGCCACGGCGACCTCGAAACCGCGCGGGTCCTGCGCGAGGAAGGCGTGAGCCACCTCGGGGTCGCCGACGTGGCGGAAGGCGCGCGGCTGCGTGAGGCCGGCATCGATGCCGCCATCGTCGTCCTGGGAAGCGTCTATCCCGAAGATGCCGCGCGGCTGGCGCGGCACTCCCTGACCCCGGTGGTGCCGAATCCCGACCTCCTCCGGCACCTCGACGCCCACGGCGCCAAACACGGCATCGAGATCCCCTGCCACCTCAAGCTGGACACGGGCATGGGGCGGCTGGGACTCCTGTCCGAGGCGATCGAGGAATGGCTGCCGGAGCTGGACAAGCTCCAGGCGGTCCAGCTCAAGGGCGTCATGTCCCACTTCGCCTCGGCCGAGGAACCGGCGTCGCCGTCGTGCCGCGGGCAACTCTGTGCCTTCCGGCAAGCGTTGGAGCGCATGCGCGCGGCGGGGCACCGCCCCGCGCTGGCGCACATGGCCAACAGCGCCGCCCTCATGGGGCTGCCCGAAGCCCGTTTCGAGATGGTCCGCCCCGGCGGCATGCTCTACGGCATCTACTCGCACCCTCCCCTGGCCGAGCGCGTGCCGCTGGCCCCGGCGCTTACGTGGAAGACCGGGGTGCTGCAGCTCAAGACGCTGCCGAAACACTCCCCCGTGAGCTACGGCGGCACCTTCGTCACTCGCCGCAAGAGCGTCATCGCGACGCTGCCCGTGGGCTACGCGGACGGCTACAAACGCTCTCTGTCCAACAAGGCCGCAGTGCTGATCCGGGGCCGGCGCGCCCCCGTCGTGGGCCGCGTCACCATGGACCTGACGATGGTGGACGTGACCGACATCGCCGGCGTGGAGACGGGGGACGAGGTGGTGTTGCTGGGAAGACAGGGAGGCGAGGCCATCTCCGCCGAAGAGATGGCCGGCTGGGCGGACACCATCTCCTACGAGATCCTCACGTCCATCAGCCCGAGAATCCCGCGCCAGTACATAAATCGGGCATAA
- the purH gene encoding bifunctional phosphoribosylaminoimidazolecarboxamide formyltransferase/IMP cyclohydrolase, producing MGKIQRALISVSDKDGIVDFAGRLAGLGIEILSTGGTASLLRQQGVDVTEVADVTGFPEIMDGRVKTLHPKIHGGILALRDKPEHRAQMEELGIDAIDMVVVNLYPFEATVARQAPFDEIIEQIDIGGPAMIRSAAKNHPHVAVVVEPSDYAAVVEELAAGDGELSADTRFRLACRAFHHTARYDGAISNYLSRLDGDRQAGPWGEKLNLQLTRLQELRYGENPHQSAAFYGHGDDAVPSVARATQIQGKQLSFNNILDADAALSTVLDFTETTAVAIKHTNPCGLATSDVSLADAFRKAKAGDPVSIFGGVIALNRPVDAETAEELKQIFLEIVIAPSFTPEAREILSSAKRLLNIRLLEIDMTPAVDTAHDLRRVHGGVLVQDWDHKPIDVRECKVVTERQPTDDEFKALGFAWRVCHHVKSNAIVFTSSGQLLGVGAGQMSRVDSAQLAVTRAKTHGLDLAGSVVASDAFYPFRDGVDAAAEAGAKAVIQPGGSIRDEEVIAAANEHGLAMVFTGIRHFRH from the coding sequence GTGGGCAAGATCCAGAGAGCACTGATCAGCGTATCCGACAAGGATGGCATCGTGGATTTCGCCGGCAGGCTGGCCGGGTTGGGCATCGAGATCCTGTCCACCGGAGGGACCGCCTCGCTGCTGCGGCAGCAGGGCGTCGACGTCACCGAGGTGGCGGACGTCACCGGGTTCCCGGAGATCATGGACGGCCGGGTCAAGACCCTCCATCCGAAGATCCACGGCGGCATCCTCGCGTTGCGGGACAAGCCCGAGCACCGCGCGCAGATGGAGGAATTGGGCATCGACGCCATCGACATGGTGGTGGTGAACCTGTACCCGTTCGAGGCCACGGTGGCCCGGCAGGCACCGTTCGACGAGATCATCGAGCAGATCGACATCGGCGGCCCCGCCATGATCCGTTCCGCGGCCAAGAACCATCCGCACGTGGCCGTGGTGGTGGAGCCGTCGGACTACGCGGCGGTGGTGGAGGAACTGGCGGCGGGCGACGGCGAGCTTTCAGCGGACACACGCTTCCGGCTGGCGTGCCGGGCCTTCCACCACACGGCGCGCTACGACGGCGCCATCTCCAACTACCTGAGCCGTCTCGACGGGGACCGGCAGGCCGGTCCGTGGGGTGAAAAGCTCAACCTCCAGCTCACCCGGCTGCAGGAGCTGCGCTACGGGGAGAACCCGCACCAGAGCGCGGCCTTCTACGGCCACGGCGACGACGCCGTCCCGTCGGTGGCGCGGGCGACGCAGATCCAGGGCAAGCAGCTCTCGTTCAACAACATCCTGGACGCGGACGCCGCGCTGAGCACCGTGCTGGACTTCACCGAGACCACCGCCGTGGCCATCAAGCACACCAACCCGTGCGGCCTCGCCACCTCGGACGTCTCGCTGGCGGACGCCTTCCGCAAGGCCAAGGCCGGCGACCCCGTGTCCATCTTCGGCGGCGTCATCGCGCTCAACCGCCCGGTGGACGCGGAGACCGCGGAGGAGCTGAAACAGATCTTCCTGGAGATCGTCATCGCGCCCTCGTTCACGCCCGAGGCCCGGGAGATCCTGTCCTCGGCCAAGCGGCTGCTCAACATCCGCCTGCTGGAGATCGACATGACCCCGGCCGTGGACACGGCCCACGACCTGCGCCGGGTCCACGGCGGCGTGCTGGTGCAGGACTGGGACCACAAGCCCATCGACGTGCGCGAATGCAAGGTGGTGACCGAGCGGCAGCCCACCGACGACGAGTTCAAGGCCTTGGGCTTCGCCTGGCGCGTGTGCCACCACGTCAAGTCCAACGCCATCGTCTTCACCTCCAGCGGCCAGTTGCTGGGCGTAGGCGCCGGCCAGATGAGCCGGGTGGATTCCGCCCAACTCGCCGTCACCCGCGCCAAGACCCACGGCCTCGACCTGGCGGGCTCCGTGGTAGCCTCCGACGCCTTCTACCCCTTCCGCGACGGCGTCGACGCCGCCGCCGAGGCGGGCGCCAAGGCCGTCATCCAGCCGGGCGGCTCCATCCGCGACGAAGAAGTCATCGCCGCCGCCAACGAGCACGGCCTGGCCATGGTGTTCACGGGCATCCGGCACTTCCGGCACTAG